A window of Blautia argi genomic DNA:
TCACAAGCAGATTTTCATAGTTCCAGTAATTTGCTGCCTAAAATACTCCTACAGCTTCAGGAATTGCTCTACATTTACAATAAATACCGTTGCCCCTCCTACGTCAATGGTAACAGGAGGCGCTGCATATCCAAGCACCGGTCCTTTGGTACCTGCAGAATACGCCGGTGTAATCATAACCTCTTTTCGTCTGGAGCATTCTTCTTTAATAATGTTCAGCACAGTATCTACCTTTTCATCTTCTGTACCAATCATCAATGTGGCATTGCCCTTTCTCAGGAATCCGCCTGTACTGGACAGCTTTGTCACACTGATTTTCTCCTTATTCAGCCGTTCTATTACAAATCCC
This region includes:
- a CDS encoding cyclic-di-AMP receptor; translation: MKMIFAIVRKEDEGFVIERLNKEKISVTKLSSTGGFLRKGNATLMIGTEDEKVDTVLNIIKEECSRRKEVMITPAYSAGTKGPVLGYAAPPVTIDVGGATVFIVNVEQFLKL